Sequence from the Kineosporia succinea genome:
CATCCCAGGGCTTCCGGCGATGATCCGATGGCGATGATCGAGGACGAGCTGCTCGCCCGGGTGGGTGCCCTCGGCTTCTCGACGGCGCGGGTGGGCGTGCTCGGCTACTCGATGGGTGGTCTCGGGGCGCTGCTGCTGGCCCGCGAGGCCTCGCACGGGCGGTTCGGGGCCGCCGGGCAGGTCGTGGCGGCGGCCGCGTCGAGCCCGGCCCTGTTCGCGAGCGCGGGAGCGACGTCGGCCGGGTCGTTCGACGACGCCGGGGACTTCGGGCGTTACGGGGCGCTGTCACGGGAACCGGGTGTGGCCGAGGGGTTTCCGCTGAGTGTGTCGTGCGGCGTGGACGACCCGTTCCGCGCGGAGACGGAACGCTACCGGGGCGCGTGTGTTCCGATGCCGGAGGGCTCGATCGGTGACGGCGCGCACACGATGGACTACTGGCGCAGCCAGATCCCGGCCCAGTTCCGTTTCCTGGCCGGGCATCTGGCGGCCTGAGCCGGGCATCTGGCGGCCTGACCGGCTGCGCTCAGTCGAGCGGTGACACCCGGATCAGGTTGCCGTCCGGGTCGGCGATCACGAAGGTGCGGCCGAACACGTCGTCGAAGGGTTCCTCGACCACGGTGACGCCCTTGGCGCTCCACTCGGCGAAGATCCGGTCAACGGCCGACCCCGACCCCGGCACCATGAGCCCGACCTCGGACGTGCGCGGGACCTGCGGGGTGACCTGCTCGGCACGTCCGCTCCAGAGGGCGAACAACACGCCGGGGGCGACCTCGAACGGCACGTAGCGCGGCGTCAGCATGGCCGGCTCCAGGTCGAAGAGGTCACGGTAGAAGGCGGTGGCCCTCTCGACGTCGGTGACGTAGACGAGGAACAGGTTCGGCTTCACGATCGGTTCTCCTTCTCATCGGCTGTCCCCCGCAGCCTGCCGCGCGAACATGACACGTCCCGTCAGGTAATGCGGGCACTTCCGTCCCGGTGCGGGAGCCGGCTGCGGCGCGACCCGGACGAAGGAGACCGACGCACCGCCACGTCCGCCATTGACCTCAGAAACCGCCCAGCCGCTGGTAGGCGACCAGGAACGTGGCCGCGAACACGGCCGTGAGGCCCAGGGCCAGCGTGATCGAGACCGAGTCGTGCAGCCGCCTGAGCACCGTCCAGCCCACCAGACCTGCACCGCCCAGACCGACGATGCTCCAGTAGACCGGGCTGGTGCTGTCGGCGATCACGGTCAGGCCGTAGAGCGCCTCGCCGATCCCGATGCCCGACAGCACGGCGGTGGCCAGGGCCGCGCGCAGGCCCTGCTCGCGCAGCCACGCGGTGGCTAGGCCGACGACCGGGCCGGCGACGACACCGACCAGGCCGAAGAGGGTCGGGTCGTAGGTGTGACCGCGCAGCCCGGAGGCCATCGTGTAGCCGAGCGTGAGGAGCACGAAGCTGACGGCGCCGAGCACCATGGCCGCCGGGGGACGCGCCCGCACCGACCAGAGCAGGGCGACGGTGACGATGGTCCAGCCGCTGGCGGAGTTGGCCACCGGACCGATGGCCTCGGGCAGGAAGCCCTGGGCGTAGGCGGTGAACCCCCCGATCAGGAAACTCAGGGCCGTGACCTCGGCCACGGCGCCGAACCGGTGCTGACGGGGCACACCGGGGGTTTCACGGAAGCGGTCGGGGGCGGAGCCGGGCGCGGTCAGGTCGGTCATGGTGTCCATGGTGGACGCGCAGGGTGACGGGACGCGTCGGTCTCAGGTACCAGGCGCGTCATCCCGGGGGATGATCCGCGCTCGCGGTGCGTTCCGGGACGGGAAGGGTCTGAGGGCCTGGCAAGATGTCCCGGTGTCCGAACTCGTTTTCTTTTCCGGGACGATGGACTGCGGCAAATCGACCGTAGCCCTGCAGACCGATCACAACCATCGCATCCGTGGCCGCCGGGGTCTGCTGTTCTCCCGGTTCGACCGCTCCGGCGAAGCCGTGATCTCGAGCCGTATCGGTCTGTCCCGTCCCGCGATCGAGGTCCACGACGACACCGACCTCCTGGCCTTCGTCTCCGGCCGTATCGCCGCCGGTGAGACGGTGGACTACCTGGTCTGCGACGAGGTGCACTTCTACACCCCGGCCCACGTCGAGCAGCTGGCCCGCCTGGTCGACGACCACGACATCGACGTGTTCGCCTTCGGCCTGCTGTCCGACTTCCGCACCCGCCTGTTCCCCTCGTCGGCGCGCTTCATCGAGCTGGCCGACCGCATCGCCGGCTCCCAGGCCGAGGCCCTGTGCTGGTGCGGCGCCCGCGCCACCCACAACGCCCGCACCCTCGACGGCGTCATGGTGGTGGCGGGGGAGCAGGTCGTCGTCGGCGACGTGGCCTCGGGCGCGACCGGCGCCGTGGCCTACGAGGTGCTCTGCCGGCGGCACCACATGCGCCGCGAGACGGCGGCCACGGCGGTCGATCTGCGCGGCGGTGAGCTGCAGACGGTTCCGATCGCGTGAGTGGAGGTTTAGGGTCGAGGCGACATCTCTACCTAGGAGGATGGAAATGTTGCCAGGCCCGGGGGAGCAGGCCGAAACTTCCGACAACCTGGACGGGGGCGCCGAGCAGCCCACGAATCCAGCGTCGCGTCTTCACGACTTCCTGACGCGTGCTGTCAAGAAAACCGAGAGTCTCAGCCGTGACGAGTGGCTCACGAAGCAGGGCATTGATCCGACTGATCAGTCGGCCATCAGAGAGTTTGCTTTGCAAGTGATTGCGACAACCAATGAGGTTCGGACAAGTATTGATCTCTTGCCCCCGTCGGGTATTCAGAGCCTCCTGGGGCGGCACCTCACTCAGGTCGACGAATACATTACTCGAGTTGCGTTTGCCGTGAACCGCCGTATACCCCATGAACAAGTGTCTACCGAGGTGCTGTTCTCTCTAGAGTTGTGCTCCGCATTATTCAGTGAGCACGGCATTGTCGATGAGAAGCTTGAGTCGGGAACCACCGATCGCCTCCTCAAGCTGATTCACACCTTGATTGAGGAAGTCAAGGGAGATACGTCGATTCCGGCTGCGGGTCGCTTGTACCTCTTGGAACGCCTGCAAGAGGTAGAAAGAGCTCTGCTGCGCATCGACCTACTAGGTGTTACATTCGTTCAGTCGACGGTGGACCGACTCATTGGCGGGGCAATTGCATACCCGGAGATTCGCAAGAAGTCCTTCTTGGAAAGATTGGCCAATCTCTGGCACGGCGTTCACAGCAATGCGGGTGGAGTGCAGGAGATTTCGGCAGCTGCCAGCTCGGTGATTGATCTTGCGCATTCCATCACGGGTCCTACCCGATAGAATTCTTGCTCGCCGCTGTGCGGGGGGCGATTCCTAGAAGGTGACTCGTGGGAGTTTGCTGAAAGAATCACACCGTGGAGCTCGGGCTTTTGAGTCAGACTGGCGTCGCCCCGCCCTGATTCGCGTGCCGGTCGGTCAGGTGACGCCGCATCAGCATCGCCGCCAGCTCGGCGTCGCCCTCGACCGTGGCCCGGATGATCGCGGCGTGCTCGTCCCACGAGGGGCCCACCGCCGCGCTCATGCCGCCCACCAGGTGATGTGCCTGGTTGCGCACCGCCCGCAGGGTCTCGGTCAGGAAGTGCGAACCGGCGCCCTCGGCCAGGAGCTCGTGGAACTGCTCGTTCAGCGCCGACAGGGCCGCGCGGTCGTCGGTCTCGGCCGCTGACCGGCCCCTCTCCAGCGAGTCACGCAGCGCCTGCATCACCGTGGGGTCGTTGCGTTCCACGGTCTTGTTCACCGCGATCACCTCGAGCGCCATGCGGATCTCGCGCACGGTCGCGAGCTCGTTGCTGTCGAGCTCGGCCACCCGCACGCCCCGCCGCGGGATCGACACCAGGAGGCCCTCGGCCTCGAGCCGGCGGAAGGCCTCGCGCACCGGCAGCCGGGACACGCCCAGCCGCTGCGAGATGCTCAGCTCGCTCAGGCGCTCGCCGGGCCCGACCTCGCCGCTGAGGATGAGGCGGCGCAACTCGTCCACCGTCTCGTCGCGGAGCGAACGGTGACGCGAGCCGATCGTGTTCATCGTGGAGACCGTCCTGGCTACTGGATACCGCAGACGAGGCACGCGCCCGGATCGCGGGCACCCTCGCTGATCATCAGCCGGTCGTCAGCTGATCTTCACAGCGTGCCCGACGGCAAAGCCGGGTTCAAGCCGGGTGACGGGCATTTACGTCACAGCGCCGATCGAAACGTGACGTTCACGGGGCGGGACTGACGTGGAAATCATTCTGGATACAAAATCCTGCATGACCATCACCTACTCGCACACCCCCGCCCCGACGGCGGGCGTCGTCAGCGTCCAGCAGATCGACCACATCGTTCTGCGGGTCAAGGATCCCGAGGCCTCGGTGCGCTGGTACGTCGAGAAGTTCGGCTTCCTGGTGCACCGCCTGGAGGAGTTCCGGGCCGGCACGGTGCCCTTCCCGTCGGTCGAGGTGTGCCCCGGCCAGATCCTCGACCTGGACGCCCGCGCCGAGGCCACCGGCAAGAACGTCAGCCACTTCTGCATCGTGATCGAACCGACCGACCTGGTCGCGCTCAAGGAGTCCGGCGTGTTCGAGACCATCGGCGGCCCGTTCCGCCGCTGGGGTGCGCTGGGGCCCGCCGACCTGGTCTACGTCGACGACCCCGACGGCAACACCATCGAACTGCGCCACTACGGCCCCTCGCAGGTCGAGCCGCAGGCGTGAGAACCCTCCTCGCCCGTCGCTCGGTGGCCACCGGCACCCTCGGTGCCGTGGCCGCCGGGTCCCGTGTCGCCGCCGGCATCGGCCTGTCCGCCCTGCTCGAGGGGGGCAACGCCTTCGACGCCGTGGTGGCCGCCGGTCTCGCCGAAACCGTCGCCCTGCCGTCGAAGTGCGGCCTGGCCGGTGACGTCGTCGCGATCTACACGAGGGCCGGTGACAGCACGCCCACGTCACTGATCGCCCTCGGCGGGGCGGCTGCGGGCCTGCACGACGCGGCCGCCGCGCGGGGCTGGGACGTCCCGGCGACGGGCGGGCTGTCGGTCGGGATCCCGGGCGCACCGGCCGGTTACGACCGGCTCGGTGATCTGGGACGCCTCGGCCGCCCCCGCCTCACGGCTCCGGCCCGGGCGCTGGCCTCCCGGGGCATCGTGTGGTCACCCCTGAGCGCGTTACTGGCGCACGAGGCTCGTGACCTGCTCGCCGAACACCAGCCCGGCGGTAGCGTTTTCGCCCCGGCAACCGGCCCGATCGAGCCGGGTGCCGTCGTCCCCCTGCCCGGTATGGCCCGTCTGCTCGATGAATTCGCCGAGCGGGGAGCACAACTGAACGGGGGACGCGTCGGTGAGGCCATCGTGCGCCGCGTCACCGCCGCGGGTGGTTGCCTCACCCTCGAAGACCTCACCACGGTCACCGTCGACGAGGCCCCGGCCCACCGCGTCGACACCGCCCACGGCCCGCTGTGGGCCACGAACGCCCCGACCTACGGACGGGCCCTGACCGAGGTCTTCGCCGACGGCGAGGCGTCGCCGGCCGGCCCCGACCGGGTGAGAGAGGTGCTGGCGCGGCAGGCCCGAGGTGCCCTGGCGCTCGCCGGGGAAGGAACCTCGACCGTCGCCGCCGTCGACCGGGAGGGCAACGCCGTCGTGGTGGTGCATTCCAACTCGTTCCCGCAGTTCGGCAGCGGCCTGGTGGTGGAGGACTACGATCTCGTGCTGAACAACCGGGCCGGCCGGGGCTTCGCCTTCGAGCCGGGCCATCCCAACGCCCCCGTCGCCGGACGCCGCCCCCTCACCACCCTGCACGCCTGGGCCACCCGCCACACCGGGGGCTGGGTGCTCGGCGCCACCCCGGGCGGCGAGCAGCAGGTGCCCTGGAACGTGGCGCTGCTGAACGGTCTGCTCCCCACCGACCGCACCGAGAACGACCTGGGACAGGCCCTGGTCACGCCGCGCTGGCAGATCGGCCCCGACGGCACCGCGCGCACGGAGGGCACCGAACTCCCGGCCTTCGGCGCCCGCAGCTCCCACGTGCTCGTGCGCACGGGCACCGACCGGGCCACCGCCGCCGCGGACCCCCGCTGGGACGGCGCGGCGGTGTCCGCATGACCGGGACGCCGGCCGCGGCCGTGAGCACCCCGGAAACCTCCCGGCCCGGGCGCCGGACCGTCGTGACGGTGGCCGGCACCGGCAGCATCGGCCGCACGGTCGCCGAGGCCGTCACCCGCGGCGACCTCCCGGGCTGCACCCTGCTGACCGTGATCGACTCGTCCACCCCGAAAGACGAGGTGCGGCAGGCGGTCGCCGCGTCCGACGTCCTGGTCGAGGCCACCACCGTCGAGGCCGCCCGCCACCTCGTCCCCACCGCCCTCGCCCTGGGCACCGACGTGGTCGTCTGCTCCTGCGGCATCCTCGCCGAACCCGGCGCGCTGACCCTCCCCGACCCCGACCGGGACGCCGTCCCGAACCCGCCCGCGTCCACCGGCACCGCCGCGCCGTCCCGGCCCCGCCAGGGTCGCGTCCTGCTCCCCGCCGGCGCCATCGGCGGCTTCGACGTCCTCGCCGCCGCGGCCCGCGCCGGGCTCGGCCGGGCGCACGTCCGCCACACCACCACCAAGAGGCCGGCCGCGCTGGGCGTCGACCACGACGTCCTCCATCCGCTCGAGGTGTTCCGCGGCACCGCCCGCGAAGCGGCCCGCCGCTACCCCCGGACCTCCAACTCCTCGGTCGCCCTGGCCCTGGCCACCACCGGGCTCGACGAGGTCGAGGTCGTCGTCATCGCCGACCCCGCCGCGACCGTGACCCGGCACGAGGTGGTGTGCACGTCGTCCCTCGGCACCTACCGCCTCGCGTTCGAGAACGCCGTCGACCCGGCCTCCGGCGGGCGCACCTCGGCCATCACCGCCTGGTCGGTCGTCGATCTCCTGGCCGGCCTGCACCGCGGTGTCGGGCCCGGCGTCGTCGTGCTGGACGGTGTCTCGTGAACGTTCCCGAGGCGCCCGCCGAGATCCTCGATCTCTACCGCGACCTGCACGCCCACCCCGAACTGTCCGGCCGCGAACACCGCACCCAGGCCACGGTTCGCGCCGCCCTCGAACCGACCGCGGCCCGGATCCGCGACTGCGGCGGCACCGGTCTCGAAGCCGTGCTGCGCAACGGCGAGGGCCCCACCGTCGCCTTCCGCGCCGACCTCGACGCCCTGCCCCTGCACGAGAACACCGGCCTGCCCTACGCCAGTACCGTCCCCGGGGTCATGCACGCCTGCGGCCACGACGTGCACACCGCCGCCCTCACCGGTGCGATGCGGTGGCTCGACCGGCACCGTGACACCTGGCGGGGCACCCTCGTCGGCGTCTTCCAGCCCGCCGAGGAGACCGGCGCGGGCGCCCTCGCCATGCTCGACGACGGCCTGTTCGAGGCCACCGGCAAGCCCGACGTCATGCTCGGCCAGCACGTCACGTCGGCCCCGCTGGGCCGTCTGCTGGTGCGGCCCGGCTGGTTCCTGTCGGCCCAGCGCTCGTGGCGGATCACCGTGACCGGCACCGGCGGGCACGCCAGCCGCCCGCACCTGGCCCGGGACCCGCTGGTCACCGCCGTCGCCATGGTCTCCCGCCTGCAGAGCGTGGTCTCGCGGGAGATCGACCCGTTCCGGATGGCCGTGCTGACCGTCGCCACCTTCCATGCCGGCACCAAGGAGAACGTGATTCCCGCCGAGGCCGTCTTCACCGTCTCCGCGCGTGCCTACGAACCGGAGGTCGCCGAGCACCTGCGCACCGCGATGCTGCGGATCGTGCACGGTGAGGCCGCCGCCGGGGGAGTGGACGCGCGGGTCGAGGAGATCTCGCACCTGCCCGCGGTGTGGAACGACCCGGCCGAGAACGCCCGGGCCGCGAGGGCCCTGGCCGCCGTGTTCGGGGACGCGGCGGCCAGGGCCCCCGGCCGATCCGCTGCCCGCCAGCGACGACTTCAGCCGTTACGCCGAGCGCCTGGGCGTCCCCGGGGTGATCTGGAACTTCGGGGTGCACGACCCGGCCCGGCGCGACGCGCCCCGCAACCACGACGCCCGTTTCGCCCCGCATCCCACCGGAGCGGTCGCCGTGGGCCTGGCGGGGGCGCTGGCGGTGCTCCGGGAACGGCTGAGGGTCACCTGGGATACAGAATCCCCTCCGGATTCCTGAGAGATCCGTGCGCCACGTCGAAAACCTCGACAACGAAACACCATTGAAACGAGACCGTCCGGCCCGTGAAAAGTGCGCTGGATACAACATTCACAGATCGGCCCCCGGATGAGGACAGGACGCACATCGTGACCGCTGAACCCATCACCAGCACACCGAGCGCGGAACCCGAGACCGACCGCGTCCGCCTCCAGGACGTCTGCATCGTCCACGGGCGCGGCCGCGACGCGGTGGTCGCCGTCGAGGGCGTCGACCTGACCGTGCGTCCCCGCGAGATCGTCTCCATCGTGGGGCATTCCGGCTGCGGCAAGTCCACCCTGCTGCGGGCCCTGGCCGGGCTCCTGCCGCACGCCTCGGTGCAGGGCGGCCTTTCGATCCTGGGCCGCACCCCGGAGGAGGCCCGCCGGTCGGGACTTCTCAGCATGGTCTTCCAGGACGCGGTGCTCGCCCCCTGGCGCACGGTCGAGGGCAACATCCGGCTGCCGCTGCAGGTCGCCCGGGGCCGCACCCGTAAGCCCGCCAAGACGGTCAGCGAGCAGCTCGAGGTGGTCGGGCTCGGCGGCTACGAGAAGCGCTACCCCAAGCAGCTGTCCGGCGGTCAGCGGCAGCGGGTCTCGCTGGCCCGGGCCCTGATGATGGAACCGCGCGTGCTGCTCATGGACGAGCCGTTCGGCGCGCTCGACGAGATCACCCGCGACGAGATGCACACCGAGCTGCTGCGCATCTGGGGCACGACCGACGCGTCCATCGTGGTGGTCACGCACTCGATCCCGGAGGCGGTGTTCCTGTCCGACCGGATCGTGGTGATGGCCGCCCACCCGGGCCGGATCGCCGACGTCATCGACGTCGACTTCCCCCGTCCCCGCGGCAACGACCTCAAGGACACCCCCGAGTTCGCCCGTATCGCCCACCGGATCCGCGCCGCCCTGGAGGAGAACCGATGACGACCACCGAGGCCGGTACCGACGTCAAGCAGCCGGTTCGCGCCGTCATCCCGCCCGAGAGCCGCGCCG
This genomic interval carries:
- a CDS encoding thymidine kinase, which produces MSELVFFSGTMDCGKSTVALQTDHNHRIRGRRGLLFSRFDRSGEAVISSRIGLSRPAIEVHDDTDLLAFVSGRIAAGETVDYLVCDEVHFYTPAHVEQLARLVDDHDIDVFAFGLLSDFRTRLFPSSARFIELADRIAGSQAEALCWCGARATHNARTLDGVMVVAGEQVVVGDVASGATGAVAYEVLCRRHHMRRETAATAVDLRGGELQTVPIA
- a CDS encoding VOC family protein; this encodes MTITYSHTPAPTAGVVSVQQIDHIVLRVKDPEASVRWYVEKFGFLVHRLEEFRAGTVPFPSVEVCPGQILDLDARAEATGKNVSHFCIVIEPTDLVALKESGVFETIGGPFRRWGALGPADLVYVDDPDGNTIELRHYGPSQVEPQA
- a CDS encoding VOC family protein, translated to MVKPNLFLVYVTDVERATAFYRDLFDLEPAMLTPRYVPFEVAPGVLFALWSGRAEQVTPQVPRTSEVGLMVPGSGSAVDRIFAEWSAKGVTVVEEPFDDVFGRTFVIADPDGNLIRVSPLD
- a CDS encoding DUF6518 family protein, translating into MTDLTAPGSAPDRFRETPGVPRQHRFGAVAEVTALSFLIGGFTAYAQGFLPEAIGPVANSASGWTIVTVALLWSVRARPPAAMVLGAVSFVLLTLGYTMASGLRGHTYDPTLFGLVGVVAGPVVGLATAWLREQGLRAALATAVLSGIGIGEALYGLTVIADSTSPVYWSIVGLGGAGLVGWTVLRRLHDSVSITLALGLTAVFAATFLVAYQRLGGF
- a CDS encoding alpha/beta hydrolase-fold protein — translated: MVSSGQITRRVLLAGAAGVALSGAAVGGSLAGVLPGRAHLRRTLDIGQVVAGAPEAGGDEPTYATFASRARGTDVTWGWVTPPDLDPDGLPVVLSLHGRGDDAHSSFEALGLHQFLAQHVRDGGAPFGVVSVDGGETYWHPRASGDDPMAMIEDELLARVGALGFSTARVGVLGYSMGGLGALLLAREASHGRFGAAGQVVAAAASSPALFASAGATSAGSFDDAGDFGRYGALSREPGVAEGFPLSVSCGVDDPFRAETERYRGACVPMPEGSIGDGAHTMDYWRSQIPAQFRFLAGHLAA
- a CDS encoding ABC transporter ATP-binding protein — its product is MTAEPITSTPSAEPETDRVRLQDVCIVHGRGRDAVVAVEGVDLTVRPREIVSIVGHSGCGKSTLLRALAGLLPHASVQGGLSILGRTPEEARRSGLLSMVFQDAVLAPWRTVEGNIRLPLQVARGRTRKPAKTVSEQLEVVGLGGYEKRYPKQLSGGQRQRVSLARALMMEPRVLLMDEPFGALDEITRDEMHTELLRIWGTTDASIVVVTHSIPEAVFLSDRIVVMAAHPGRIADVIDVDFPRPRGNDLKDTPEFARIAHRIRAALEENR
- a CDS encoding GntR family transcriptional regulator, with product MNTIGSRHRSLRDETVDELRRLILSGEVGPGERLSELSISQRLGVSRLPVREAFRRLEAEGLLVSIPRRGVRVAELDSNELATVREIRMALEVIAVNKTVERNDPTVMQALRDSLERGRSAAETDDRAALSALNEQFHELLAEGAGSHFLTETLRAVRNQAHHLVGGMSAAVGPSWDEHAAIIRATVEGDAELAAMLMRRHLTDRHANQGGATPV
- a CDS encoding gamma-glutamyltransferase, which encodes MRTLLARRSVATGTLGAVAAGSRVAAGIGLSALLEGGNAFDAVVAAGLAETVALPSKCGLAGDVVAIYTRAGDSTPTSLIALGGAAAGLHDAAAARGWDVPATGGLSVGIPGAPAGYDRLGDLGRLGRPRLTAPARALASRGIVWSPLSALLAHEARDLLAEHQPGGSVFAPATGPIEPGAVVPLPGMARLLDEFAERGAQLNGGRVGEAIVRRVTAAGGCLTLEDLTTVTVDEAPAHRVDTAHGPLWATNAPTYGRALTEVFADGEASPAGPDRVREVLARQARGALALAGEGTSTVAAVDREGNAVVVVHSNSFPQFGSGLVVEDYDLVLNNRAGRGFAFEPGHPNAPVAGRRPLTTLHAWATRHTGGWVLGATPGGEQQVPWNVALLNGLLPTDRTENDLGQALVTPRWQIGPDGTARTEGTELPAFGARSSHVLVRTGTDRATAAADPRWDGAAVSA
- a CDS encoding aspartate dehydrogenase domain-containing protein; protein product: MTGTPAAAVSTPETSRPGRRTVVTVAGTGSIGRTVAEAVTRGDLPGCTLLTVIDSSTPKDEVRQAVAASDVLVEATTVEAARHLVPTALALGTDVVVCSCGILAEPGALTLPDPDRDAVPNPPASTGTAAPSRPRQGRVLLPAGAIGGFDVLAAAARAGLGRAHVRHTTTKRPAALGVDHDVLHPLEVFRGTAREAARRYPRTSNSSVALALATTGLDEVEVVVIADPAATVTRHEVVCTSSLGTYRLAFENAVDPASGGRTSAITAWSVVDLLAGLHRGVGPGVVVLDGVS
- a CDS encoding M20 metallopeptidase family protein, translating into MNVPEAPAEILDLYRDLHAHPELSGREHRTQATVRAALEPTAARIRDCGGTGLEAVLRNGEGPTVAFRADLDALPLHENTGLPYASTVPGVMHACGHDVHTAALTGAMRWLDRHRDTWRGTLVGVFQPAEETGAGALAMLDDGLFEATGKPDVMLGQHVTSAPLGRLLVRPGWFLSAQRSWRITVTGTGGHASRPHLARDPLVTAVAMVSRLQSVVSREIDPFRMAVLTVATFHAGTKENVIPAEAVFTVSARAYEPEVAEHLRTAMLRIVHGEAAAGGVDARVEEISHLPAVWNDPAENARAARALAAVFGDAAARAPGRSAARQRRLQPLRRAPGRPRGDLELRGARPGPARRAPQPRRPFRPASHRSGRRGPGGGAGGAPGTAEGHLGYRIPSGFLRDPCATSKTSTTKHH